Proteins encoded in a region of the Penaeus vannamei isolate JL-2024 chromosome 30, ASM4276789v1, whole genome shotgun sequence genome:
- the LOC113829137 gene encoding heterogeneous nuclear ribonucleoprotein A3-like, with amino-acid sequence MKLLSLALALLLVLSGVLSPSQAMPGALADPNPGAEAAADPDPFFFKKKKYGYGGYGYGGYGYGGYGGYGGYGGFGHGGYGGYGGYGGYGDYSGYGGYRYW; translated from the exons ATGAAGTTG CTTAGTCTCGCACTGGCTCTCCTGCTGGTGTTGTCTGGCGTCCTGTCGCCCAGCCAAGCCATGCCGGGCGCCCTGGCTGACCCGAATCCCGGAGCAGAAGCAGCAGCCGACCCTGATCCGTTCTTCTTCAAAAAGAAGAAGTATGGCTACGGCGGCTATGGTTATGGCGGATATGGCTATGGCGGTTATGGCGGTTATGGCGGTTATGGCGGTTTTGGCCATGGCGGTTACGGCGGTTATGGCGGATATGGCGGTTACGGTGATTACAGCGGTTATGGCGGTTACAGATACTGGTGA